The genomic segment ATtgggtctgatgaaacccaagtctagcaaCTCAtgtaattgtatcttcaattctttcgaCTCTACTGGAGCCATACTGTAAGGTGCCCTAAACATTGGCTCTATCCCAGGTACCATTTCAATAACAAACTGTATCTCTCTATGTGGCgacatgtaacatcccaaatttcctaatatggcttagtgcctgaatTAGGGCCAGGAGAGCCATAATtggtttaatgtgttattatatgattacatgcatgattatgtgggttgtATTTGCATATATATGGgatcgtttcttataagaagggcattttcttaatattggcccgttgatggtgtatttgtatatttatgtgcatgtatgtgatatatgggtgagaccacattattatgtggatatatttgagttactcggcatgagacgatcctaggaaacaagttagcagtttagtcataacggggtcaaatattaggctcggggtgaacctaggggtaatttggtacttagtacattaccgggattgagcgagtaatgggaaatgatttggtaattatttgaggacattgggagtaacgggaattgcgagacgttaattatgataaATGAGGTATGTggaaaatgacaaaattgcccttaaaGGGCTTTGAGATAGAAGGTTGGCcctaggggtatattggtcatttccCCTTAAAGTTTAGATATGCTTAGCCAAGGGAAGGTTGTAGAACGAACCAAAGGAACATGGCACACTCTCTCTCTCggacacactttctctctcttttcctctttgattttcttgaagCTCAGTTTGAGCTAGGTTCTTGATTGGGTAAAGCTACGGGAAATTCAGTGATTGAGGTAATGATTCTAAGCTTGAATTTTGAAGTTATTTCTCTGTTTTTATGATGCTCTTAAGCTTGAAATTTTGGTTACAGAATTGGGTTTTTGGTAATGTTTTGATtgttttaaagcttgggttttgttgctggtttggtgataatgttgtattgagttttagttttgattttgggattgtttggaaGTGTTTTGTGGTGAGTTTTGAGCTAAGGAAAACAGGGGTGTTGGGTACGCAGGGTCAAGTTGCGGCtatgttcttgggcgccgcaaccTGAGCGAACCCCAGGGCCTAGGAGGGGCTCTGTCCTGATAGCGtgtcgcgaccctcaagggcaagtcgcggcccgcccctggcacccagacatGGGGCATTTTGTCTGGGAGGTGTGTCGCGACCCTTGGAGGCAGGTCGTGACTCGCCTAGTTCTTTTAAGCCAACATAGGTTTTAAGGTCGaggtttcaaaccttaaggctcgggatcgaatctactacccggtttggtagaatttgaggtcccgggggctaggacttggtctgggaaccttcAATTGCtgattattgatgggatttcatatttgattatgattaggttaccgctaagggctcaaggtcaggatcgtgctcaagggtcgttcttaatttattttacgcttaagccggaggtaagaaaactgcactcattatgtgacatacatgattattgatgaagcatgttgagtgctctatatatggatatatgttgcattatgaatgttTGGTTGCATTATTTACTTGAGAAaggcactgacttatcagtcaagaacgGCAATAGCGCTGGCcgtaaagcactgacttattagtcaagaacgaaaATAGTGCGTCGGGCGCTAGtcaatatgattagatctaatcaagagaGCATTACATGCTCGTCCGACCCAatgacccaatggtcgtagaaaactaaagcacttAACTAGTTCTATGGCTAGATACTCAAAGCTAGGGCAAAAGGCCCAGGGTGGCtttatggtcacatggctagggcaaagaaacccaggttgactccatggtcatctgaaTAGAGCTAGGGCCcccagaatgattccataatcatttattggtacttgtatgcatgcaatagtaagttttcttgctgaaccttggctcacgggtgctatgtggtgcaggtaaaggaaaagaaaagcttacccagccatgagtggagagcttaggtggcgatgtgtacacatgcgaccgcttgaccaccatgaccaaggtttctcagaggaactaaggttaaaccttatttttgccgcttaggtcggcggattgtaacttttgagttgtaatgaccattttggactgtaaacaactttgtaaacattattatgagatctcatgtacagtttaacatttttaataaaatatccattcattttgaccgaaattttaacCCTGACCCATTGcttacatttagatgcacgtttatggcctaaagacCGTTTATCGGGCTAAGCACTATTCAAAATACATAGTGTGATGGTCTTGGCTAACAAGGGTGTTACACAAATCATTTTGGATGATTGGACAATCATATGTTGgcctgaaaaaaaaaaactgataccattttaaattttaattttatttaagaaaaactTAAAAAGTTCTAAATTTGGGCTTAGATTATTTAGGCCTGTATAAAAAAATGAATTGGCCTGCTTGCCAAAAATAGATCGGCCCATTTAAAGCACGACCTGGGCTCGGGCACAACACGAATATTTCGTGCCATGGGCTGTGTTGAGCCTAACTTATCATAATATGGGCTAGCCTGACCTGTAACGActcaaaatcgctaataaggcttaagagccttgattagtgtgccaagatggcattaatggaataattgtgatttaaatgagtaattatatgtttagtaatgtttatataataattgatgatattatgtgttaatgtgatatgaaataaatatgtgatatatgtgagaaccacattattatgtggacaggttcgcagagcacgactcaagacgattctagggtcagatagcgggaaaaagtcacaacgggacctaagatatgactttggataagtcaggggtatttttagatagcaggtagcgatttggattatcgggtcatgaaaataaatatatggagatatatttgaggttaggatgtctaggcgggaatattgggggattttaccattttggcctcggggacggttccggcaccccgagcctcgggattaacttaatgagtgagatagacataaggaagcctttagaaaatacaaaccgactaaaacttttatctcagctctctctcactctcaaggaaaacaaagggaaggaaaaacacaGTGAACTTAAGGGGGAACAAGCAGGAATTTCTGAGATTTGtagtgaggatttggaggtttagctcaggagtaaatcaagaacaaaaacaaggattaaggtaagcatctaatcttcttttctgtggttgaattctgagttctagctgggttttggtcaagttttgaagcaaacatggttttgatgtcttaaggcagaattaaggaggaaacttggagatttagcttggctttggcttggtgatgtgattcaacagaagaggtaagttttaactcatggtttagaggttttagatTGGGTTTGGATGGCTGGTTTGAATGTtcatagctcttgagtttcagaaattgaaaagagaagattagtgtgtgttgggttgggttgagttttctgtggaattaaattgtttaagtcatgttaaaggtattggatttgttgggtgttgaaatagggagcttaagggtggttgtggctgaggttttgaaccttgaaatggtgtaaattctgggttcgaaggggagggtcgcggctctgttctagagcgctgcggccctagcatgcaaaggagccaaggaggctcggccaaaggcaagcgccgcggcgcccaaagcaagggtcgcggcgcgtgtcctCCTTCAGCTGtggtgttggttctgttttggggaagggccgcggctaggcttcaggggccgcagcccttggttgcactcatgaatttttgagggttttaggcacgggaaagtggtctagtgtgcttgggtttggtttcaccaccgtgcttggtgggatttggaatcccgggagttagttttgtaactagaaacctatattggagtattaatggaaccctatactttggttgtgactaggagaTAAAGACTTAGGCTTGGgagcggatcgtgcttgagaggcgttgctcgtaatccaataactgcacagactaaaggtaagaaaactgcacctggttgaatatatgtgacgggactaagggctccttattgtaaatgcttgaaaagatggtattatgccatgcaagccatttagtgaaccaacggcctaagagtgccaagggtttcactagcgcacagggcgcggctcggccactggtagccgaggacagcttattatgcactgagctcggtttaagcgggccggagtcagtgggttaaacagagggtgcggcctaagtcgtcggccctgaatactatgtgatatgagtgttatatgtgatagaatgtaccTTGAATCTGATTatatgtgctgaatatctgttggggactatctgatgggaatacatgcataatgaaTTAATTGTCTGTTTTTATTGACTGAACTGTTTaaaatgttttcttgctgggccttggctcacgggtgctacgtggtgcaggtaaaggcaagggaaaattagaccagccttgattggagagctcaacgagcggaatgtacatagccaggtgctcggccgccacggttgaggtttaggcaagaACGTGAAACCTGAAgtctgtttgttttgccttagtatggctagtgaatactcatgtacttttgggagtctgtaaacttatttaaaacttgttttcttatgggatcccatgtttactacagtttaaatatatgaaatgagtcttttgagaccaaaacctttctAACCCTGACTCTACATGCTTAGTGACACGTCTTTAAaatattgacttgattagcaagtcttgcacctttataagtacacagtgtaacggtcttggctatccagggcgttacaacttggtatcagagcgtcctaggtttaaggattcctgaagacagcctggacatgtacattcgctgctggagacaagctcaaGTCAAGGTTGGTAAGGTGTATATgtgtgtttatgtgcttatgtgcctgagatgAGCTATGCATTTTGTGATTCATTGAATTGCTGGGAAGCATGAggtactgatagggcttggcccttgactgctgtgtgaaaatattgaggcatgtttattaacattgtcgtgcatgtaaatgggtatgtggatgattaattgtatatagtGTATGGATGCTTATATGGGTTGGCTATTTGTGATTGATTATGGCCTCGTTTGGAATGGCTTTTTGAAAAGCCCAAAGCACTTTTTAAAAAAGCTATTGACTAAAAAGTGtttggtaaaataaaaaaaatagcttTTTTAGGAATTTAGGTTAAAATTATAGCTTTTTATCAAAGTTGGCCCACACCAACTTTGAGATTTTAGCTTATACGGAAAGCTGAAATTGTtgtttaatgatattttttttggaCCAAAATACCTCATTTAAATTAGAATTATTAGGTCTTCTTTTTCAATCGTTAAATCTTCTTCACCTTGCCTCAccatttcttcttccttcttcctcaCGGACTACACTTCTCTATCAAAAACTCCAGCACAATCAAGTCAAGGTATTTCTCTAACTTTTTTTTTGAATGCTATATTAAACACAGATTTATTAAAGggcattttatatatatatatatatttgtacagTGGTTTGATTATTGTTTCTGTGATACTGGGTTATTCGATCTTCTTCATACCaatatatttgtgtgtatatatatatatgggttggACTTGTTTAGTGGTTTATTTTGATGcatttcctttttgtttctaATGGATATATAGAGtgcatttgttttttttttgtttctaatggATATATAGAGTACGACGCAAACGAGagagattttttttgtttctaatggATATATAGAGTAGaacgcagaggagagagagagatagagagagaattAAAGTCGTATATAAAGTTATATTCAACACTGAAAGAAGTAAAGTCATATGTAGAGTTGAATATTCAACATTGACTGAAAAAGGAGCCTTTGTGATTGACCAAGAAAAATACAGAGTGATGGGTGCCAATAGAGTACGACACAGAGAGAGTACacagcctttttttttttttaatcttttttctAAATAAACTTTAATAATAAAGAATAAGAATTACCATGAAAGAATAGATATGCTTTTTTAATACAAAAACTAGATTAGATTACTATCTTTTTGTTTTGAGTGAAATAAACAATATAAAGGAGATATATTTTGTCTAACAATatctataattaaaataatttcatttaTGGTTGTCTGCCCTCTCAGCCGAGAAGTGGacattaaaaatacaatttttacatTCAAAGATGAATCATTTATGGTTGCCATATacataacaaaaatatctttttagttcttttatttttactTAATTTTCTCACTTCAAAAGTTGATTTATAGTAACCTTTTTATATGTTTATGAATGTACATATGTGTGTGTTTTATCTTCTCCCAAGGGATTCTTTAAGAATAGTCTTGAAGTTGGATATGTTGAACTTTAGTTGAATTATTTAGTTTTACATAGATGGTAGTGATTGATAAGAGTTGTTGCGTATATGGATACATcattttacttttgtattttttttatacttatCATTTCACTTTTATTAGATGgaaaatgaaaataatatttgCACCAAGAGTGACGTACCAAGAAGTAAAGCAATATGGAATTCAGAGAGTTTGAATTTTTTCTTAGACTTCTGTATCAAAGAGGTTGATGATGGGCATCGTCCTACTACTTATTTAGATAAAGTTGGATATGTAAACTTGATTACAAATATGAAGAAAGCAACTGGAAGAGATTACACTAGACCACAATTGAAAAATAAGTGGGATGGATTAAAAAATGAATGGAAGCTTTGGAAGCAACTCAAGGGAAAAGAAACTGGCTTAGGATGGAATATAAAAAAGAATACAATTGATGCAACTGAAGATTGGTGGAATAGTAAATTACAGGTACATTATAATCTTGTTAAATATTTATATGAAACTAaaagacttttttttttcataaatgttacatttaattaacaaaaaaaatttgtaGAGTCATCCCGATGTTGCAAAGTTTCGCATTCGGGGAATTGAACCAGAGGTAGAGGAAAAATTAGATAGGATTTTCATGAACACTGTTGCTACAGGAGAGTATGCTTGGACACCTTCATCTGGAATAATTCCATCTGAGTCTGAAAAACCTTTTAACAATATTGAAACCTTACATGAACAACTTGAGAGTAGTGACGATGATCTAGAGATGCCTAATACTGATAGATTTCTTAGAGAGAAAAATAACAAGAGATTAGCCGAGCCACTTGAGAAACAAAATAAAGCAATGAAACAtggaaaaggaaaaataaagaagaCAGGGCCTTTAATGATATTTGAACAAATTGGTCGCCTTCCTGATGCTGCGGAGACAAGGAGTAGAAATATTGAAACAGCTAGAAAGGAGAATAGTATTACCAAAgttatgaaaattttaaattctttGCCTGGAATTGAGAAAGGGAGCAGCTTGTATTTATTTGCAACTCGCTTGTTTATcatgaaagagaagagagagatgTTTGCTTCATTGGAAGAACCTGAGTTGATGCTTACTTGGCTCAAGAATGAGCATACTCTGGGATAATTATAATACTATGacttatagtagtagtagtatttatTTTCTAAACTTTGTGTTATGACGctagtatatgtttattatgttatttctttacagactttttttttaaattgctcTCAAGATTTGGTGTTGTcactatttaatataaatatgctTTATTATGTTTTTCACTTGCATTTGTTATGAAGACTTTATGGCTATTTGGCATGTATTTTATATACTCTTTAATATACACAggtttattttaaattagaaataatGGCAAACACGGATGAGGAGATTGAGTTACAATCGGCGTCTATAGCTACATGCTTTGTTCAACATTATTATACAACATAAATTGAAAAGACACCTTGTATGAATTCTTCTCAAACTGGTC from the Humulus lupulus chromosome X, drHumLupu1.1, whole genome shotgun sequence genome contains:
- the LOC133806881 gene encoding L10-interacting MYB domain-containing protein-like isoform X1, with protein sequence MKKATGRDYTRPQLKNKWDGLKNEWKLWKQLKGKETGLGWNIKKNTIDATEDWWNSKLQSHPDVAKFRIRGIEPEVEEKLDRIFMNTVATGEYAWTPSSGIIPSESEKPFNNIETLHEQLESSDDDLEMPNTDRFLREKNNKRLAEPLEKQNKAMKHGKGKIKKTGPLMIFEQIGRLPDAAETRSRNIETARKENSITKVMKILNSLPGIEKGSSLYLFATRLFIMKEKREMFASLEEPELMLTWLKNEHTLG